TAATTTGATTACGAATAAGCTAATTAGGTTATAAATAAGCTGGATATGTAATATTATTACATACCCTATATTTCGCATTCATTTTTCTGTAACTCATGATGCAAGCTTGCAGAATAAGATCATTCTTTTTTGAAGGTTTGTGCCCTGCCCGGACCTACGGAGATATAATTAATGGGCACTTTCATGAGTTCCTCAAGCCTTGTAACATAGTTTTTGGCGTTTTCCGGAAGTTCTTTGTAGGATTTTACCTTGGTGAGGTCAGTTTCCCAGCCTGGAAGATCCTCGTAAACAGGCGTGCACTCGGCAAGATCCTCGGTAAGTTCGGGAGGATAGTCGATATTTTCTCCTCTGAGGGTGTAGCTTGTGCAGATCCGAATTGGATCAAGTCCTGTAAGTACGTCCAGTTTGGTAAGTGAAATCTCGGTGTAGCCATTTAGGGCAATAGCTTTCTTCAGCAGAGGCAGATCGAACCATCCACATCTTCTGCTCCTGCCTGTAGTTGTCCCAAATTCTCCTCCAGCTTTCTGTATTCTTTCTCCAAGTTCGCCTGTGAGCTCTGTGGGAAGTGGGCCTTCGCCTACCCTTGTGATGTATGCTTTTACTATAGCAATCACATTATCCACTCTTGTGGGACCGACTCCGAGGTTGGCACAGGCAGAACCTGCAATTGTAGAAGAAGATGTCACGAATTTCTGGGTCCCATGTATGACGTCGAGATGAGTTCCCTGGGCAGCTTCAGCCATTACGTGTTTTCCTTCATCAAGAGCCTTGTTGATTTCTCTGGAAACATCGGTTACAT
The Methanosarcina thermophila TM-1 genome window above contains:
- a CDS encoding adenylosuccinate synthase, yielding MFTIITGAQFGDEGKGKIVDLLAKDYDIVARFQGGNNAGHTVRVGDEVYKLHLIPSGILLDSRVLIGPGVVLNPEVLAEEIAMLEKHGIKVDSRKLGVDAKTSIIMPYHIELDGLREASREKKIGTTKRGIGYAYIDKVARDEIRMAELIDRERFLAKLEELAPQKEKEIAAMGGDPKIVRDPALIERYLELGRQFATYVTDVSREINKALDEGKHVMAEAAQGTHLDVIHGTQKFVTSSSTIAGSACANLGVGPTRVDNVIAIVKAYITRVGEGPLPTELTGELGERIQKAGGEFGTTTGRSRRCGWFDLPLLKKAIALNGYTEISLTKLDVLTGLDPIRICTSYTLRGENIDYPPELTEDLAECTPVYEDLPGWETDLTKVKSYKELPENAKNYVTRLEELMKVPINYISVGPGRAQTFKKE